The [Clostridium] celerecrescens 18A genomic sequence ATCACGGATGGTGGGAACCTACTCCACCGCCAATTTTATCTTTACCTTCATGATTTTTATCCTGTTGGTAAAGGTTTTCTTTCAGTCTGTCAAGATATCCCAGCTGGAGCGGAAAATGACGGAGCTGATCCAGATGCTTGCTCTGGACAGGGAAGATGCCAGGGAGAAGGAGGAAGGTCATCATGAAGCTCATTCTGAATAAAAAGGGATTGTGGCTTACGGCGGGAACCTGTTTTTTTCTCGCCTTTCTCTTTATAAAAACCTATGAGGAAACTATTGTGGGGATCCCCTCACCGGAATTTGAGGAAGTCCGCCGCTTTTATTGGTGGATCATCGTGTTTGGTTGTGGATTTCTGGCGTGTCTGGGAGCAGTTTTGTGGATCGTTAAGACTCCAGCCTTCTTATTGTTTCCAGGGACCGTGGTAGTTCTAGGGCTGTTTTATATGCTGGTTCTGACCCCCTTTTCAACGCCCGATGAGGCGGCCCATTTTACCAGCGCTTACCGGCTCTCCAGCCAGCTTATGGGAAAACCGGCGGTGGCAGATGACTCCTTTCTTTCCCATGCAACAGAGGAGGAAAAGGAGAGGATCAGCCGGGGAGCCAATGTTCTGGTGAGGAGCGGAGACGATGCTCCAGGACTTTATACCAGTGTG encodes the following:
- a CDS encoding DUF2304 domain-containing protein, giving the protein MTVLLRCVLICVSILLTFYVLRRIRHSKMKIEDSIFWVMFALLLVVFSLFPPLADFISRMVGTYSTANFIFTFMIFILLVKVFFQSVKISQLERKMTELIQMLALDREDAREKEEGHHEAHSE